The nucleotide sequence GATTATATAACCTAGTCGCCAGCCGGTCATGGCGAACAGTTTTGAAAATCCGTTTAGTACAAAAGCGTGGTCTGTGTATTCTAGGATAGAATGTTCTTGCTCGCCGTAGACTAATCCATGGTATATTTCATCGGAAACAATCCAAGGGCCGAGGTCCGCAATCTGTTTCATTCTTTTTGGAGAAAGGACGATCCCGGTCGGATTGGACGGAGAGTTAATCAGAATAGCTTTTGTTTTTTTATTTATAATTTTAGCTATTTCTTCCGGGCGGAATTGAAAACCGTCGTCTTCGCTGGTGGGAACTTTTATTAAATCAGCTCCGGCGAATTTAATGAAGTTGTCATAGCAGGCATAACACGGGTCGGAGGTAATGACGTTGTCGCCTTGATCCAGAAGAAAAGTGAACAGCAAAAGCATGGCAGGGGATGTGCCCTGAGTTACAATTACGCGGTCCGGATCAACATCAACATCATATCTGTCTTTGTGATATTTGCTGATAGCCTGACGCAGTTCTGGAATCCCGAGGCTGTGCGTATAGTGGGTTTCGCCTCTTTCAAGAGCCTCGCAACAAGCTTTTTTGATACATTCAGGTGTATCGAAATCAGGCTCACCAATTTCCATATGGATTATATTTCTGCCGTCGCGCTCCATTTTCTGCGCCGCTTCCAGAACGTCCATGACTAGAAAAGGTGTGATCTCACAAGCTCGTTTGGAAATACAATCCATGATAGACTCCTTATTAAACTGCGGTTAGCCGCTTATGTATTTGAAATGCTGTATACATTTTCATAACGTGAAGTGCAATAAGACAAGCTGCATGAAGATTACTTGCTCATGCGTGGATGCTGGAGTAACTAAGCGCCATATGTTGCAGAGATCAAATATTCCTAATGGCGCGGTTCAAAAATGAAAATTCTTTTGATTGATAATAATGACAGTTTTACAAATAACCTTGAACACCTGCTGGTTAAAGAAATTAAGGGTGCTGAGGTGACAGTGGTCGCTTATTCGAATGAAAAGTCCGTTGAGCTGGATATTTATGATCTTCTTGTTATCTCGCCCGGTCCCGGAAAACCTCAGGATTATCCAGGCTATGAGGATGTGATTGATTCTGGAAAGCCCGTTCTTGGAATCTGTTTAGGAATGCAGATTCTAAATGAATATTTCGGAGGGCAGACATCCCGCTTGGGTGGTTGTTTTCACGGGCGAACCGAGAATATTGATTTTAACGGGCGGGATTTAGCCGTCGCCAGATATCATTCCCTTTATTGTAATGTTATAGGACAGGGGCTGGAAGTGGTTGCTGCAAACAGTCAGGGCGTTCCCATGGCTATAGCGCATGATCAGCGTCCGTTGCTGGGATATCAGTTTCATCCTGAATCATTTTTAACTGAACAAGCCGGAGTTTTTATTGATTACGCCCTCGATTTTCTCGGAATCAGTCAGTTATGACAGGTTTCGTGAAATTGCACTGCATTTTGTAAATAACTACAATGCGGACATTCTTTTGACATCGCCGGGATTTGGAAATGGCGGACGAAGTTTTATTGGTGTTTTGTCTGACGGTGAGCTTGTTCTTACAGCTGATTCGTTGGCGGATACTATTGCGCCTGCGGTTAAGTCTTTTGCTTTTTCGGATAGCAGGCCGACCATCGGGTTTGTCAGTTATGAATGCGGGCAGGTTTTACGGTCCGTTAAGACCGAAAAGACGACGCAGTATCCGTTTGTTCATCTTAAAAAATATAAGGCTGTGTTTGTTCATGATGAGGCTGACGGGTGTGTGAAATGTTTGTGTGATGATGAAAGTTTTATTCTTTCCATTGCGAAACAGGCGGGAGAAGCAGGCCCGATTCCTGATATTGAATTACCTTATTTTTCTGATGATGCAGTAAGTATGTCGCTTGATAAAAACGAGTATCAGGATGGAGTTCGCAAGACTCTTGAGTATATCCGGGACGGGCTTACATATCAGCTTAATTTGACGACAATGTTCAGTTTTAATGGTGCAGAGGTTGATCCTGTTTTATGGTTTTTCGCTCTCAATAAAAAATTTCCTGCGCCATATTATGCATTGTTCCAAAGCTGCGATAAAAAGATAATTTCCACATCTCCGGAACTCTTTTTGCGGGTTGAGAACGGGCATGTTCTTTCTGAACCTATTAAGGGAACTCTCCATTTTGATGAGTATTCACCTGAACTTGAAAAAGAGTTAACTTCTTCACCTAAAGAAGATGCAGAACTTTCTATGATTGTCGATCTGGTGCGAAATGATATTTCTTCTGATTGCAGATACGGCTCGGTAATTGTTGAAGATCATAAGTCTGTTTTTGCGGTTGATAACTTGCTCCAAATGTTCAGCCGTGTGCGTGGGGAGCTTGCGGAAGATAAGGATTGCCTTGATTTGTTTTTCAACGCTTTTCCCGGCGGTTCTATAACCGGATGTCCTAAGAAAAGTTCAATGGAGCTGATCGATATTCTCGAACCGCATGGGCGTGGTCCTTATTGTGGAAGCATCGTCTTGATTGAAGGACCACAGGATATGGTTTCTTCAATTTCGATCAGAACAGCGGTTTACAATTTGAAAGACAAGGGTCTTACCTATTGGGCTGGAAGCGGGATTGTAATCGATTCAGATCCTGAAGCCGAATATTTTGAAACTCTTGCCAAAGCCGGCAAGATCCTACGTCCGCCAAGGTCATAACCCGGAGGGCTCGTGATTTATTATAGAAACGGAAAGTTTGCTGAAGATTCTGTGCAAATGAATTTGTCTCAGCCGGGATTTCGAACAGGGTACGGATTCTTCGAAACTCTGGCATGGAACGGACATAAAGTGTGTCATCTGGATTTGCATCTTAAACGTGCAAGAGCAAGTCTTCGTGAGTTTAATATCATTGAGGAAGTCCTTGATTACGAAAAAATTATTAACGAGGTTGTTGAAGCTAACGCGCTTAAAGACAGCTTTGCGCGTGTGAATATATTTTTTCCAGTTGAAAGTGGAAAAACAGCTCCGATTGTTACAGCTGTTTTATTTGAACATGTTTCAGATAGAGTCTGGTCACTTATGCCCGCAAAAGATGTCTTTTTGACTGGATTGATGCGTCATAAGAGCATGAACAGGATGGATTATCTCAATGCGTGGCAGACGGCTCAAGATTCCGGTTTTGATGACGCGTTGCTGCTTGATTTTGAAGGCAGGGTGCTTGAGACCTCATTTGCCTCGCTCCTTTTCAAGAAAGGAAACAGATACATCGAACCGCAGACTGAATATAAACTTGCGGGAACAACACAAACAATTACGGATCAGCATCTAAAAATTGAATCTGAACCAGTTTTTTTAGAGTCTGTGCATGAGTTTGATCATGTTTTTGCTTTAAATTCACTTGGCGGAATGAGCCCTGTTTCAGCCATCGGAGATGTTGTTTTCGAAACTGAGCATAAAATTTCCCAAAAGATTACAAAACTGATTTTGGAATTGAATTAAAGCAGTTTTGAACGCAACGATTGGTAAGCTTACGCTAATAAGAAAAGCCCTTTCACATGATGTGAAAGGGCTTTTTATATTTTAATGGTCAGAAAACTGAATGGGAACTAGAAATCGAACCCGATTCTTTCGCGAATTATTTCCATATTCTGTTGCGCTCTTATACGGGCTTTTGCTGTGCCTTCCGCAAGAACCTGCCAGACTATGTCTGGATTTTCATCAAGTTTTCTGCGGCGTTCGTGCATAGGCTCAAGGAACTTAGCCATATTCTCTGCTAAGAGTTTTTTACAGTCTACGCAACCCAAAGAAGCATTGCGGCAGCCTTCTTCGATTTCAGCGCATTTCTCTGTGTCTGTGAACAGCTTGTGATAAGGGTACAGGTTACAAGCTTCCGGATCACCCGGATCAGCTTTACGTAGTCTGTTTGAATCTGTGAGCATGCTCATAACTTTGGGGCGCATTTCATCGACAGATTCACCGAGGAAAATTCCGTTGTTGTAACTTTTGCTCATCTTGCGGCCATCAAGGCCCGGAAGTTTAGCATCTTCTGTCAGCATTGCTTCCGGTTCAGGGAAAAATTCGCCGTTGAGATGGTTGAATCTGCGGGCAATTTCTCTGGTAAGTTCAAGGTGGGGCAACTGATCATGTCCTACAGGTACAAGCGTTGGCTTATACATAAGAATGTCGGAAGCCATAAGCACGGGGTAACCAAGGAAACCGTAAGTTGCCAAGTCCTTTTGAGACAGTTCCTGACGGAGTTCTTTGTATGTTGGATTTCTTTCAAGCCAGCCGACCGGAGTCAGCATGGAAAGAATCAGATGCAGTTCCGCGTGTTCTTTTACCTGAGACTGGTGGAAAATTGTACATTTTTCGGGATCAAGTCCCGCGGCAATCCAGTCTTTAACGAGTTCTGGAACAAAGCCTTTGATTCGTCTGGGGTCAGCGTATTCGCTGGTCATAGCGTGCCAGTCCGCAACGAAGAAGAAACATTCGTTGTCTTCCTGAATCTTAATCCAGTTTACGAGAACTCCGAAATAATGTCCTAGATGAAGACGGCCTGTAGGTCTCATTCCTGAAACGATGCAATTTTTTGTATTACTCATGGTCCGATAGTAAGGTTAATGATTTAACTGAGCAGTAGTTTATAAAAAAAGAATATAACCGGGCTGATGATTTTACCGAGAAGCCCTAAGACTGCCAGAAGGATGACGATAACAAAACCATATTTGAAAGAGAGATATTTGTAAGCTGCTTCCCGTGGTAAAAACCCGGCAAGAATTTTACTTCCGTCCAGCGGAGGCAGGGGAAGGAGATTGAAGAAGCAAAGCGCCAGATTAATGATAACGCCTGTCTTCGCAATCAATGCTGTGGGTTCGAGAACTCGCAGCATGTTTGGAGAAATATTTTGCAGATCTAGAGCGAAAATACCTTTCAGCACCATTGCGAACATAATTGCCAGAAGCATGTTGGCGGCGGGCCCGGCCAATGAAACAAGCATCATATCACGCTGAGGGTTTTTAAAGTATGACGGATTGACCGGAACAGGTTTGGCCCAGCCTATCATGCGGGTGAGAACCAGAGCTAATGTTCCCATAGGATCAAGATGGCGCAAAGGATTAAGCGTCAGCCTTCCTGCATTTTTTGCAGTCGGGTCGCCAAGTAGCCATGCTACATAACCGTGAGCAGCCTCGTGACATGTGATTGCTAGAAGAAAAGGGAGAGCAAGTATGCTTAGTTCTTTGATTGTATTGGCGATGTCGAACATTGAGGTCCTTTGTTCGCAATTTGAAGAAAAATAAATGGCAGGCCAAGAGGGATTCGAACCCCCAACATCCGGTTTTGGAGACCGGCGTTCTAGCCGTTGGAACTACTGGCCTGCATTTATGGAGCTCTTCACTGACGAAGAATCCATGTGGGTGCTATCACGAACTTTATGCATGGGCAAGAAAAAAAAGGAGTCTGATTTTCACAGACTCCTTAAAAAAAAGAGTAAAAGTGTTTTTTTGCTCTGATTCTCGAGCTTATGAACTGCTGAGAGCTTGGACCACTTTCATTTTCAATTCACTTAAGTCGACTGACTTTACAACATAGTGATCAGCGGCAATTGATTTCAAATCATGTTTGAAGCTGTCGTAAGCGGTGCTTAAAATCACTGGAAGACTTTGGTCCTGTCTCCTAATTTCCTGAAGCAGATCCAGTCCGGAACGATTAATTCCAAGCTTGATGTCAAGGATTACGAGGTCTGGAGACTCTCTTTGGATGACAGTAAGAATGTCTTCGGTGCCATCAGAAGTTGCAACCATATATCCTTCGGCAACAAGTTCTTCTTTATAAAGCATCCGTATATGTTTTTCATCGTCAACGACTAAAATAGTAGGCTGAGTCATATCAAACTCCTTCTAAGTCATGTTTCACTTAACTACTTTAGTTCAACATTCGAGTTCGGGTCAACAGTAATAAATATTTTTTTAGCTGTATTTTTGTAAAAGTGTATAAAAAAATAAGAGGCCATTACAAAATTCAACAAAACTAGAGTGTTATTAATTTCCATGATTCTTTGGTCTCCTATAAGGACGGACTGTTGAGTTGTTTAAAAAAAATCGATTGTTGTCCGTCATTTTTGCGATGTTATGATTTTTAATTCTTACTTGTAGAATAGCATAAAAGATAAGCTTTGCCTGTTAAATTTTTAAGAAAGTTTATTTTTTTAACCATTGTCTAGAAAAGCAAGTTTATTTTTTTATTTTAAAGAGCGAAAAGCTTGATGAAATCTGGGTTAAGAGCTAAATCCCTTGTTCCCGGTAACGAATATAATTTGAACTCAATAAACCAAGGAGGCGACCTATGGTTAAAGTTTTACTTCAGCCTGAGGGCGAAACTGTCACCTTTACGAAAATCAATACAGCGCTGCAATTGTTGAATAAGTATAATCTTCATTACACGGATGCTCTGGTAATAAGAGATGGTGAGCTTTTAACTCAGGATCGCAAAATTAATAAAGATGATGAAATTATTTTGAGAAAAGTAGTTTCGGTCGGGTAAATTGATATGAAATGTAAAGTTTGCAAAGCTGAGGCAGTTGTAGCTCTGCCCAGTCACAATACGGCTTTTTGTCCAGTTTGTTACGATCGTTTTTTCATGAAACAGGTTTCGGAAGGAATCAGAAAACGTAAGCTGCTTGAAAAGGACGACAAAGTTCTGGTCGCTCTTTCAGGCGGTAAAGATTCTCTGGGGCTTATGTATGCTCTTGCTGAGCTGGGGTATAATGTTACCGGTCTTCACATTGATCTGGGTATTTTTGATTCATCTAAAAAAGCCAGATCGGTTGTCGAAGATTTTTGTGCAGACAAGGGATATGCTTTGAAGGTTGTGGAACTTGAGAAAGAAGGCGTTCCTATGCCTTTGATCAAGAAACATATCAGGCGTCCTATCTGCTCCGTGTGCGGGAAATTCAAGCGGCATTACTTCAATAAAGTAGCCATTGAAGACGGATATACAGCTCTGGCAACAGGTCATAATCTTGACGATGAAGTTGCAAGGCTTTTTGCCAATACTCTGCGCTGGGATCAGGCGTATCTGGCTGATCAGGGGCCTCTTCTTCCTGCTGAAGATGGATTCGCCAAAAAAGTTAAGCCGCTTTACAGAGTCACAGAATTTGAATCGGCTAATTTTTCATTCCTTAAAGGGATTCCATATCACCATCTTCCATGTCCTTACAGTTCCGGCGCTAGTTTTACCGGGCACAAGATGATCTGGAGAAATCAGGAACTTCGCAGTCCCGGTTCAAAGCGTGCTTTTTATGGTGGATTTCTTGATCGCGGTCAGCCCGCTTTTGCTACTATCCATGATAAAAAGAAAGATTACGAAGTTGAGCCTTGTTCTAAGTGCGGTTGTCCTACTTCTGTCGGTCTATGCGGCGTGTGCAGAATCCGTGAACAACTCGATGAAGCTTTGGTGGCGGCTGCAAAATGATCGGCCCGAAAGTCTCAGTGACAATGCCCTGCTACAATTGCGAAGCAACGGTAGGGCAGGCCATTGAGAGTATTCTAGGGCAGACTTTTGAAAATTTAGAATTAGTAGTGGTCGATGACGGTTCAAGTGATCAGACCGCGGCTGTTCTCAAAAAATATACTTCTCTTGATTCTCGCGTTAAGCCGCTTTTTTTAGATCATCAGGGGGTTGTCGGCGCTGCAAACGGTGCAATTGAAGCGTCGCAGGGTGAATATTTGGCCCGGATGGATGCGGATGATCTGGCTTTACCTTGCCGTATTGAAAAACAGGCGGAGCTTTTAGATAATAATCCGGATGTCGGTCTTGCAGGGTGTCGTGTTGCTTTTGGCGGCGACCGGGAAAAGTGTGGTGGATATGCTTATTATGTTGACTGGATAAATAGTCTGGTTGCATCGGATGAAATCTCATTGAATCGTTTTGTGGAGTTTCCCTTTGCCAATCCTTCGATAATGATGCGAAGCAAATTAGTTGAGGAGCATGGTTCGTTCCGTGATGGCGATTTTCCCGAAGATTATGAATTGGTCCTTCGCTGGCTTGAAGCAGGCGTGCAGATGCAGAAGGTGGATGAAGAGCTTTTAGTTTGGAATGATCCGCCACAGCGCCTTTCTAGAAATCATCCTAAGTATACAGTGGATGCTTTTTACCGCATTAAAAGTGAATATCTTTATCGCTGGCTGAAAAAAAGAAATCCTAATCATCCGAAGGTTGGAGTCATAGGTTCAGCTAGAACAGCCCGCAAGCGGTATAGCATACTGGAAAGTCTCGGAGTTGAAACGGAATTTTTTGTGGATGTTGATCCGCGTAAAGTCGGAAAAAAGATTCAAGGTCGACTGGTTATTCATCGTAATGATCTGCCTCCGCCGGGTGAAGTTTTTCTTCTTTCATATGTGGCCAGCCGCGGCGCAAGGAGCGAGGTTTCTCAGTTCCTTGAAGCGCGCGGGTATGTAATGGGTAAAGATTACTTATTGGCCTGATTCTGGTTTTGACGCTGTAGATTAAAATTTGCTTTTAATGAAATCCGTGATCGATTTGATCGCGGATTTTTTTTGCGGGAGATTCTTTTCATCCGCTGAAGATTCCCACCATTCAAGATCACTGAATTCAACGGGCAAACGCAGCGTCAGGAAAGGGATGAAAAATTTAACAACGTTTTCTTTCGAGGCTGCTCCGGCGGAATCGAAATGGAAGAAGACTTCCCCGATAAACCATGCTTTATCTTTTTGAGTGGCTGGTTCCGGTGGGCGAATGTACATGAAATTAGGGTCCATTTCAGAATCAGCACTTGTATCCTGAAATGATGCAAAAAGGTCAAGCACCTGTTTTCGAATTAATTTGTCACCGTAAACGTCTACAATAAAGGTGAATTTCAAAAAACCGGTTTCAGGCGTATGGTTGTGACGGGATATTTTAAGAACACCGTCTTTTCTTCTGCTTTCATCGTCATCAAGAAAAAGGTCAAAAGCACAGAATCCGATAAAATTTTCTGAGCCACGAAGTTCATTCAATTGTTTTTCGATTTCTGTTGTGCTGTCGTCCATTAAGTATCCTGAAAGCTAAAGGTTTTTGCAATTTAAACCAGCGATAACATTTTACTTTGAGGGCAACAAGGGGCGGGAAAGAGAGGTACAAGGTGAATCTATCAAGTTAAAAAGCCCTCCTGAAATAATTCAAGAGGGCTTTGTTTCAGACAATTTATAAAATAAGTTAATTCTTGTCTCTTTCTTTATCTGTAGAATCTGCCTTTTCCGCCGACTCGTCCTGCTGTGAGGTCATGTCGTTTAGAGCTTGACGGGAACTTTTTTTAACCATGTAAAAAATCGCAAAAACAATGACCAGCATTATAATGATGCCTTCGACTAATTCACCTGTCATAGCTTTCTCCTTTTTATCATTAATCTTCGGCCGTACTTTCAGTTCATAATTAGTGAGAATGACCTGATTCCGATTTTCCGTTGATCATTGTTGTTAGTCTGGGGACAGCGATTAATGCAATTAAAACAATCGCGCTGACGGTATAGAAAATGCCATGAACGTCTTCAGCTCCGCCTTGAACCCAGTCGGTAATGCTGAGCCCGAAGGAATAGTACAGCCAGTTTGTCAGCATGCCAAGCAATAGTGAGCAGACAATTATAGTTCCTAGATAAATGAAGGCTGACCGCTTGCCTAGAAGTTTGGCAATAACGGTAAATGATGCCGCGTTTGTTGCCGGACCTGCAAGCAGAAAGACCAGTGCCGCACCGGGAGAGAGCCCTTTAAGAGCAAGTGCTGCTGCAATCGGAGTTGATGCTGTCGCGCATACATAGAGCGGAACAGCGGCTGCAAGCATGATCAATAGCGGCATAAATCCGTCTCCGAGATTCTTTTCAATGAACCCGTCAGGAATAAGAGCTCCGAACATACCCGCCAGAATTACTCCGAAGATGAACCATAAGCCTATGTCCTGTAACAGGTTACCGAATGAGTATTTCATTCCACTGGAAACTTTTCCCATAAAAGTCGACGGGGATTCTGATTTTTCACAGCCGCAACCGGAGCAACCAGTCTGATTTGAACAGCTTTGCTCTTTGCTGGGGGCATGGTCGTGTTCATGTGTATGTTGAAAGAGAATGGCATCGGGTATTAATTGAGGGGGGGTTCCGTTTTTTTTCTCGTTTCTGTCGACCATAATCCCTGCGATAACAGCAGTAATAAATGCCGCCACAGGTCTTAGTATTGTCATGATGGGATCAAGCAGAGCATATGTTACCGCGATTGAGTCCACACCTGTTTCAGGAGTAGAAATTAAAAAGGATGTAGTTGCTCCTTTGCTCGCTCCTTGCTGTCTCAACTGAGCCGCTGCCGGTATCACACCGCAACTGCAAAGCGGAATAGGAACTCCGAGAAGTGATGCCTTGAATACGTCTGATATTTTACCGGAGCCTAGGTTTTTAGATATGAATTCCGGTCCTACAAACGCTTTCAAAAGTCCTGCAACGAAAAATCCGAAGAGCATGAAAGGTGCGGATTGAAGTAGCACTTCCCATGATTCGAATGCGATTTTAGTTAATATATCGATCATTTATTTTTCCTGTCAGGGGTGCATCCTTCATTCTTTAGATGCGCCAGAGTTGTTTGGATGATTGTTTCAACATGGCTGTCATCGAGCCTGTATAATGCTTTTCGTCCTTGTTTCGTAAAGCGTACCATTCGTGCAGAGCGAAGGATTCTAAGTTGGTGGGATATCGCGGAGTGACTCATGTTTAATAGTTCCGCAAGATCGCATACGCACAGTTCTTGTATAGAAAGCGCATGTAATATTGAAATTCTTACGGGTTCGCCAAGTATTTTAAAAGTTGCAGCGACATCTTCCATTGTCTGGCTGGAGCAAATTTTACTTCTTACTATTTCAATGGCTGCCGGATCTGGATTATGCCCGTCGCATGTATCTTTTATTTCTTTCATTCAGATAACCCCTAAGTGTTGATGTGTGAACATATGTTCATATATTAATACTTACGTTAAGGAGGTCAAGTTGTAAATGTGGTTATTAGTATCATCATGAATTCTAAAGGGTTCATTATTAATTAATTTAATGATTTGATGTAATGCTTAAAATTATATAATGTCACATGAAATTTTTAAAGTTTGTCATTTCAAAATAAATATAAGTTTATCCGGGGATTGTAATGAATCAGGTTAATGCAGTGCGTAAGGGTGTTATCTTTTTTTTGAGCTGTTTGTTCGTTCTTTTACTTGTTCCGACTGTTTATGCAGCGGCGGAGGAAGGTAAAGACACGAAGGTCGACGTTGCTGATGAAATTATTACAATGGATTGGGTTAAACGTCTTCGCTGGGAAAATGAAGATAAGACCGTCCAGATTAAAATAGGCGGCCTTTATAGTTTTGACTGGGCGCAAATAAATGAAGATAGCAGGGTAGGGTCGGTTTATGACCCGGTTCAGAAACACAAAGAAGAAGTAAGATGGGCTAGACCTAAGATTAATTTAAAACTTTATGATCGTTATGAGTTTCACTTTGAATATGAAATAGCAGGCAAAAGAGGACAGATTCAAGATTTCTGGGGACAGGTAAAGGATATTCCTTACCTTGGAAAGATTAAGGTGGGGCATTTCAAAGAACCTTTTTCTATGACAGTTTTGATGGGACGGACAGGTTCTACTATGATGGAGTATTCTCCGGCTTCTGTTTTTGCGCAGGCTCGTAACCTTGGTATTCAGTTTGAGAATAGTTACTTAGATGGGCGGATTAATGCTGCTGCGGGTGTTTTCAATAAATGTAATTATCTTGATAATGCATTTACAGAGGACAATTCCGGAATTGATTTAACGGGTCGCGTAGGTTGGCGTCCTTATCAGGAAGATGATGGTAAAAAGTTAATTCACGTAGGTCTCGGATATTCACATCAGTTCTTGGATGCAGATAAGCAGCCTACTAGTTTTTCTCCTTCCACAGGTTCTAATCTTTCAATAATAAAACTTACCGGCACAGGTTCAATACCCGCTTACGGTCAGGATCTTATGAACCTCGAACTTGCAGGAAAGTGGGATCAGTTCTGGTTTCAGAGTGAATATACATCCGCTTATCTCAATACAAAAGATCGCAATAATGCCTTTTTCTCAGGTTATCATTTTGATGTAGGGTATATTCTTACTGGAGAAAGCAAGCCTTTCAAATCTGGAAAAGGTGTGTTCGGAGCGATTAATCCTAAGGAACCTTTCAATCCCTTGAAGGGGGGATGGGGTGCTTTAGAAGTTGCTGCGCAGTATTCGCATACAGATATGAATGACTATCACGCCAATGTCCGGGGCGGTGTTCAGGATAACCTTGGACTCGCTTTGAACTGGTATCTTAACGCTCATACCCGTGTTGCCGGTAACTATATGCATGTCGGAGTTGCAGGCAGGGATAATTCATCTCTCAGCAACGGTGAAATGGATATTTATCAGTGCAGGATAATGTTTTATTTTTAGCAGAAGTAATTTAACGTAAGAAGAGAGAGTTTAATGGTCTATTCTGAGGATAGTAAGAATATAGTTTTTATAGAGTCGGCACTGATTGATTTAGTGCCGATTTTGCTTGAAACGCTAGCTAAGGAATTAGCGGATATGGAAGAAACTTTAAGTAAGGATGATTTTGATAAGTTACAGGAGCAGGCTCACTCTTCGCGAGGCGCCGCTCTGACATATGGATTTGAGTCTTATGCCGAGATTTTGCTTGACCTGCAACATGCGGCAGAGAATGAAGCTTCTGAAATTTTGAAGCATCTTTTTAGTTTGTTGCATGAATTGCTTGAATCGGTGAAATTTGAATCATCCACATAACTGCAAGCAATTTTTGCTAATGTAGAGCTTCAATCAAAAAAGTCTTCGCAGTCGAGTATATACCGGGACAACCGCTTTCTCTAGGGCCGGCAACATTGAGTACGCTGATTTGCATGGAACTTATCCAAGCCCTGATTGTTTCGATTGCGAGGGGGGAATCCAGAGGTATTACGGCTATGGGTCTGCTGTGTTTGCGCGCCAGTTTTATGGTGAGAGCTGTTCCTTTCGATTTACACTTTCCCGGAAAGACCAATGTTCCATCTGAATCAAGAACGTTCTGTTCGGTTCTTTTCCAGTAGTAGCTGACATCCATTTCACTTAGATTATACTTTTCGGGTATTATGCCGTCCTCGGCTTTTCTTCCTTTAGGGCACCACCCATTATGAGGGATTCCCAAGTGAATAGCTGCGTCAAGAGCGCCCCGGTCTACACCTGTTTGTCCGCCTGATATTATTCTGAATTCAGCGGGTAATTTTAAAATATCAGTTTGAAATGTGTTGCCTTCTGCTTTGAGCAATGAGCCGCAGTTGGGACAACTGACTTGATTAAAACTGCTTATGAGGGCCGGAATCAACTCAAATGATTCAATCGGTCCTGTCCATGAGCAGTTTCCGCACGATATATATTTTT is from Maridesulfovibrio ferrireducens and encodes:
- a CDS encoding glycosyltransferase family 2 protein, producing MIGPKVSVTMPCYNCEATVGQAIESILGQTFENLELVVVDDGSSDQTAAVLKKYTSLDSRVKPLFLDHQGVVGAANGAIEASQGEYLARMDADDLALPCRIEKQAELLDNNPDVGLAGCRVAFGGDREKCGGYAYYVDWINSLVASDEISLNRFVEFPFANPSIMMRSKLVEEHGSFRDGDFPEDYELVLRWLEAGVQMQKVDEELLVWNDPPQRLSRNHPKYTVDAFYRIKSEYLYRWLKKRNPNHPKVGVIGSARTARKRYSILESLGVETEFFVDVDPRKVGKKIQGRLVIHRNDLPPPGEVFLLSYVASRGARSEVSQFLEARGYVMGKDYLLA
- a CDS encoding SO_0444 family Cu/Zn efflux transporter — its product is MIDILTKIAFESWEVLLQSAPFMLFGFFVAGLLKAFVGPEFISKNLGSGKISDVFKASLLGVPIPLCSCGVIPAAAQLRQQGASKGATTSFLISTPETGVDSIAVTYALLDPIMTILRPVAAFITAVIAGIMVDRNEKKNGTPPQLIPDAILFQHTHEHDHAPSKEQSCSNQTGCSGCGCEKSESPSTFMGKVSSGMKYSFGNLLQDIGLWFIFGVILAGMFGALIPDGFIEKNLGDGFMPLLIMLAAAVPLYVCATASTPIAAALALKGLSPGAALVFLLAGPATNAASFTVIAKLLGKRSAFIYLGTIIVCSLLLGMLTNWLYYSFGLSITDWVQGGAEDVHGIFYTVSAIVLIALIAVPRLTTMINGKSESGHSH
- a CDS encoding helix-turn-helix transcriptional regulator, with product MKEIKDTCDGHNPDPAAIEIVRSKICSSQTMEDVAATFKILGEPVRISILHALSIQELCVCDLAELLNMSHSAISHQLRILRSARMVRFTKQGRKALYRLDDSHVETIIQTTLAHLKNEGCTPDRKNK
- a CDS encoding OprO/OprP family phosphate-selective porin; translation: MNQVNAVRKGVIFFLSCLFVLLLVPTVYAAAEEGKDTKVDVADEIITMDWVKRLRWENEDKTVQIKIGGLYSFDWAQINEDSRVGSVYDPVQKHKEEVRWARPKINLKLYDRYEFHFEYEIAGKRGQIQDFWGQVKDIPYLGKIKVGHFKEPFSMTVLMGRTGSTMMEYSPASVFAQARNLGIQFENSYLDGRINAAAGVFNKCNYLDNAFTEDNSGIDLTGRVGWRPYQEDDGKKLIHVGLGYSHQFLDADKQPTSFSPSTGSNLSIIKLTGTGSIPAYGQDLMNLELAGKWDQFWFQSEYTSAYLNTKDRNNAFFSGYHFDVGYILTGESKPFKSGKGVFGAINPKEPFNPLKGGWGALEVAAQYSHTDMNDYHANVRGGVQDNLGLALNWYLNAHTRVAGNYMHVGVAGRDNSSLSNGEMDIYQCRIMFYF
- a CDS encoding Hpt domain-containing protein, translated to MVYSEDSKNIVFIESALIDLVPILLETLAKELADMEETLSKDDFDKLQEQAHSSRGAALTYGFESYAEILLDLQHAAENEASEILKHLFSLLHELLESVKFESST
- a CDS encoding putative molybdenum carrier protein, whose protein sequence is MKRPATYGTKKYISCGNCSWTGPIESFELIPALISSFNQVSCPNCGSLLKAEGNTFQTDILKLPAEFRIISGGQTGVDRGALDAAIHLGIPHNGWCPKGRKAEDGIIPEKYNLSEMDVSYYWKRTEQNVLDSDGTLVFPGKCKSKGTALTIKLARKHSRPIAVIPLDSPLAIETIRAWISSMQISVLNVAGPRESGCPGIYSTAKTFLIEALH